From a single Phocoena sinus isolate mPhoSin1 chromosome 1, mPhoSin1.pri, whole genome shotgun sequence genomic region:
- the MRPL24 gene encoding 39S ribosomal protein L24, mitochondrial codes for MRLSALLALASKVTLPPNYRYGMSRPGSLSDKKKNPPGTRRRPVAVEPISDEDWHLFCGDRVEILEGKDAGKQGKVVQVIRQRNWVVVEGLNTHYRYVGKTVDYRGTMIPSEAPLLHNQVKLVDPVDRKPTEVEWRFTEAGERVRVSRRSGRIIPKPEFPRADGIVPETWIGGPKDTSVEDALEKTYVPRLKTLEEEVMEAMGIQETRRHKEVYWY; via the exons ATGCGGCTCTCTGCTCTGCTGGCCTTGGCATCCAAGGTCACTCTGCCTCCCAATTACCGCTATGGGATGAGCCGCCCAGGCTCCTTGTCAGACAAGAAGAAGAATCCTCCAGGGACTAGGCGGCGCCCGGTGGCTGTGGAACCTATCTCTGATGAAGACTGGCATCTGTTCTGTGGGGACAGG GTAGAGATCCTAGAAGGCAAGGACGCTGGGAAGCAAGGCAAAGTGGTTCAAGTTATCCGGCAGCGAAACTGGGTGGTCGTGGAGGGGCTGAATACA CATTATCGCTATGTTGGCAAGACCGTGGATTACCGGGGAACCATGATCCCCAGCGAAGCACCCTTGCTCCACAACCAGGTCAAACTTGTGGATCCTGTGGACAG GAAACCCACTGAGGTGGAGTGGAGATTCACTGAGGCAGGAGAGCGGGTACGAGTCTCCAGAAGATCAGGAAGAATTATCCCTAAACCTGAATTTCCCAGAGCTGATGGCATCGTCCCTGAAACATGGATTG GTGGCCCCAAAGACACATCAGTGGAAGATGCTCTAGAAAAAACCTATGTGCCCCGTCTAAAGACActggaggaggaggtgatggAGGCGATGGGGATCCAGGAGACTCGGAGACATAAGGAAGTCTATTGGTATTGA
- the RRNAD1 gene encoding protein RRNAD1 isoform X4, translated as MPGEGEVARYRSVWPLTLLALKSTAYALAFTRTPGFQTPSEFLENPSQSSRLTAPFRKHVRPKKQHEIRRLGELVKKLSDLTGCTQVVDVGSGQGHLSRFMSLGLGLMVKSIEGDQRLVERAQRLDQELLQALQKEEKRNPQVVHTGPRHCPHHVVRWVDPTALCEELLLPLENSPQSEARLLLTGLHACGDLSVALLRHFCRPEVAALASVGCCYMKLSDPGGYPLSQWVAGLPGRELPYRLREGACHALEEYAERLQKAGPGLRTHCYRAALETVIRRARPELRRPGVQGIPRVHELKIEEYVQRGLQRVGLDPHLPLNLAALQAHQAQENRVVAFFSLALLLAPLVETLILLDRLLYLQEQGFHAELLPIFSPELSPRNLVLVATKRPLGETFSVLETEDS; from the exons AtgcctggggaaggggaagtggcCAG GTACAGGTCGGTGTGGCCACTCACCCTGCTGGCCCTGAAGTCCACAGCCTATGCCCTGGCTTTTACCCGGACGCCTGGGTTTCAGACCCCTTCAGAGTTCCTGGAGAACCCCAGCCAGAGTTCCCGACTGACAGCTCCATTCCGGAAACATGTCAGGCCCAAGAAGCAGCATGAGATTCggaggctgggagag TTGGTGAAGAAGCTGAGTGACCTCACAGGCTGCACCCAAGTTGTGGATGTAGGCTCAGGCCAG GGCCATCTCTCCCGCTTCAtgtccctggggctggggctgatGGTGAAGAGCATTGAAGGGGATCAGAGACTGGTGGAGAGAGCCCAGCGCCTAGACCAGGAGCTCCTGCAGGCTCTGcagaaagaggagaagaggaaCCCACAG GTGGTCCACACTGGCCCTCGCCACTGCCCCCACCATGTGGTTAGGTGGGTAGACCCCACGGCCCTGTGTGAGGAGCTTCTGCTTCCACTGGAGAACTCACCTCAGAGTGAGGCCCGCTTGCTGCTGACAGGCCTCCACGCCTGTGGGGATCTGAGTGTTGCCTTGCTGAGGCACTTCTGCCGCCCTGAGGTGGCGGCCCTGGCCTCAGTGGGCTGCTGTTACATGAAGCTGAGTGACCCCGGTGGCTACCCACTGAGTCAGTGGGTGGCTGGGCTGCCCGGCCGTGAACTGCCCTACAGGCTACGGGAGGGGGCCTGCCACGCCCTGGAGGAATACGCTGAGCGGCTGCAGAAAGCAGGCCCTGGCCTCCGAACCCACTGCTACCGGGCAGCACTGGAGACGGTCATCCGGCGTGCCCGGCCCGAGCTCCGTCGGCCAGGCGTGCAGGGGATCCCCAGGGTCCACGAGCTCAAGATTGAAGA ATACGTGCAGCGGGGGCTCCAGCGGGTGGGGCTTGACCCCCACCTGCCGCTGAATCTGGCTGCCCTTCAGGCCCACCAGGCCCAGGAGAACCGTGTGGTGGCCTTCTTcagcctggccctgctgctgGCCCCGCTGGTGGAGACACTGATTCTACTGGACCGGCTGCTCTACCTTCAGGAGCAGG GCTTCCATGCTGAGCTCCTGCCCATCTTCAGCCCCGAACTCTCTCCGAGAAACCTGGTTCTGGTGGCCACCAAAAGGCCTCTGGGTGAGACCTTCTCTGTTCTGGAGACTGAAGACAGCTGA
- the RRNAD1 gene encoding protein RRNAD1 isoform X2 has product MPGVSARGLSHEARRQLAVNLTRVVTLYRSILDAYIIEFFTDNLWGTLPCSWQEALDGLNPPQLATLLLGMPGEGEVARYRSVWPLTLLALKSTAYALAFTRTPGFQTPSEFLENPSQSSRLTAPFRKHVRPKKQHEIRRLGELVKKLSDLTGCTQVVDVGSGQGHLSRFMSLGLGLMVKSIEGDQRLVERAQRLDQELLQALQKEEKRNPQVVHTGPRHCPHHVVRWVDPTALCEELLLPLENSPQSEARLLLTGLHACGDLSVALLRHFCRPEVAALASVGCCYMKLSDPGGYPLSQWVAGLPGRELPYRLREGACHALEEYAERLQKAGPGLRTHCYRAALETVIRRARPELRRPGVQGIPRVHELKIEEYVQRGLQRVGLDPHLPLNLAALQAHQAQENRVVAFFSLALLLAPLVETLILLDRLLYLQEQALPFS; this is encoded by the exons ATGCCGGGGGTCTCCGCCCGGGGCCTCTCTCACGAAGCGAGGAGGCAGCTAGCTGTGAACCTCACCCGGGTCGTGACGCTCTACCGTTCCATCCTGGACGCCTACATCATT GAATTTTTCACAGACAACCTATGGGGCACACTCCCTTGCTCATGGCAGGAAGCCCTGGATGGACTGAACCCGCCACAGCTGGCCACACTGCTGCTGGGGAtgcctggggaaggggaagtggcCAG GTACAGGTCGGTGTGGCCACTCACCCTGCTGGCCCTGAAGTCCACAGCCTATGCCCTGGCTTTTACCCGGACGCCTGGGTTTCAGACCCCTTCAGAGTTCCTGGAGAACCCCAGCCAGAGTTCCCGACTGACAGCTCCATTCCGGAAACATGTCAGGCCCAAGAAGCAGCATGAGATTCggaggctgggagag TTGGTGAAGAAGCTGAGTGACCTCACAGGCTGCACCCAAGTTGTGGATGTAGGCTCAGGCCAG GGCCATCTCTCCCGCTTCAtgtccctggggctggggctgatGGTGAAGAGCATTGAAGGGGATCAGAGACTGGTGGAGAGAGCCCAGCGCCTAGACCAGGAGCTCCTGCAGGCTCTGcagaaagaggagaagaggaaCCCACAG GTGGTCCACACTGGCCCTCGCCACTGCCCCCACCATGTGGTTAGGTGGGTAGACCCCACGGCCCTGTGTGAGGAGCTTCTGCTTCCACTGGAGAACTCACCTCAGAGTGAGGCCCGCTTGCTGCTGACAGGCCTCCACGCCTGTGGGGATCTGAGTGTTGCCTTGCTGAGGCACTTCTGCCGCCCTGAGGTGGCGGCCCTGGCCTCAGTGGGCTGCTGTTACATGAAGCTGAGTGACCCCGGTGGCTACCCACTGAGTCAGTGGGTGGCTGGGCTGCCCGGCCGTGAACTGCCCTACAGGCTACGGGAGGGGGCCTGCCACGCCCTGGAGGAATACGCTGAGCGGCTGCAGAAAGCAGGCCCTGGCCTCCGAACCCACTGCTACCGGGCAGCACTGGAGACGGTCATCCGGCGTGCCCGGCCCGAGCTCCGTCGGCCAGGCGTGCAGGGGATCCCCAGGGTCCACGAGCTCAAGATTGAAGA ATACGTGCAGCGGGGGCTCCAGCGGGTGGGGCTTGACCCCCACCTGCCGCTGAATCTGGCTGCCCTTCAGGCCCACCAGGCCCAGGAGAACCGTGTGGTGGCCTTCTTcagcctggccctgctgctgGCCCCGCTGGTGGAGACACTGATTCTACTGGACCGGCTGCTCTACCTTCAGGAGCAGG CCCTGCCTTTCTCATAG
- the ISG20L2 gene encoding interferon-stimulated 20 kDa exonuclease-like 2 isoform X1, with the protein MSTLLLNLDFGEPPPRRALEGNAKHQKFVKKRRLLERKGFLNKKQQPPSKVPKLHSEPSKKGDTPKVDGTWKAPPLPKKKTATSSSGSEQSLDKKSAVPWLTPAPSQKAGSVVAKVDLLGEFQSALPKIKSLPVRPQKKGSQKNPPQKTAPQISTQAHSENKYPGASWKMPTKMVAIDCEMVGTGPKGHVSSLARCSIVSYSGDVLYDEYILPPCHIVDYRTRWSGIRKQHMVNATPFKIARSQILKILTGKIVVGHAIHNDFKALQYFHPKSLTRDTSHIPLLNRKADCPENATMSLKHLTKKLLSRDIQVGKSGHSSVEDAQATMELYKLVEVEWEQHLAQNPPKD; encoded by the exons ATGTCTACCTTACTCCTCAATCTGGATTTTGGCGAACCTCCCCCCAGAAGGGCATTAGAAGGCAATGCCAAGCACCAAAAATTTGTCAAGAAGCGGCGGCTCTTGGAACGGAAAGGCTTTCTGAATAAGAAGCAGCAGCCCCCTAGCAAGGTCCCTAAGTTGCACTCAGAACCTTCAAAGAAAGGGGACACTCCCAAGGTGGATGGCACTTGGAAGGCCCCTCCCCTTCCAAAAAAGAAGACTGCTACTTCCAGCAGTGGGTCAGAGCAGTCCCTGGACAAGAAATCTGCAGTGCCTTGGCTGACCCCTGCTCCTTCACAGAAAGCTGGTTCTGTTGTGGCTAAAGTAGATTTGCTGGGGGAGTTCCAGAGTGCCCTACCAAAGATCAAGAGCCTCCCAGTTCGCCCCCAGAAGAAGGGCTCCCAGAAGAACCCTCCTCAGAAGACTGCCCCACAGATCTCCACCCAAGCTCACTCAGAGAATAAATACCCTGGAGCATCCTGGAAGATGCCAACGAAGATGGTGGCAATTGACTGTGAGATGGTGGGCACAGGACCCAAGGGGCATGTCAGTTCCTTGGCTCGATGTAGCATTGTCAGCTACAGCGGAGATGTGCTTTATGATGAGTACATCCTTCCCCCCTGCCACATTGTGGACTACCGGACCAGATGGAGCGGTATCCGGAAGCAGCACATGGTGAATGCTACACCCTTCAAGATTGCTCGGAGCCAG ATCTTGAAGATTCTCACAGGGAAGATAGTGGTGGGGCATGCCATCCACAATGACTTCAAAGCCCTTCAGTATTTTCACCCTAAGTCCCTAACCCGAGATACCTCCCATATCCCCCTCCTCAACCGTAAGGCCGACTGCCCAGAGAATGCAACCATGTCTCTGAAGCATCTCACCAAGAAGCTGCTGAGCCGGGACATCCAG gTTGGGAAAAGCGGACATTCCTCAGTGGAAGATGCTCAGGCCACCATGGAGCTGTACAAGTTGGTTGAAGTTGAGTGGGAACAGCACCTGGCCCAGAATCCCCCAAAAGACTAG
- the RRNAD1 gene encoding protein RRNAD1 isoform X3, with the protein MGHTPLLMAGSPGWTEPATAGHTAAGDAWGRGSGQSTAYALAFTRTPGFQTPSEFLENPSQSSRLTAPFRKHVRPKKQHEIRRLGELVKKLSDLTGCTQVVDVGSGQGHLSRFMSLGLGLMVKSIEGDQRLVERAQRLDQELLQALQKEEKRNPQVVHTGPRHCPHHVVRWVDPTALCEELLLPLENSPQSEARLLLTGLHACGDLSVALLRHFCRPEVAALASVGCCYMKLSDPGGYPLSQWVAGLPGRELPYRLREGACHALEEYAERLQKAGPGLRTHCYRAALETVIRRARPELRRPGVQGIPRVHELKIEEYVQRGLQRVGLDPHLPLNLAALQAHQAQENRVVAFFSLALLLAPLVETLILLDRLLYLQEQGFHAELLPIFSPELSPRNLVLVATKRPLGETFSVLETEDS; encoded by the exons ATGGGGCACACTCCCTTGCTCATGGCAGGAAGCCCTGGATGGACTGAACCCGCCACAGCTGGCCACACTGCTGCTGGGGAtgcctggggaaggggaagtggcCAG TCCACAGCCTATGCCCTGGCTTTTACCCGGACGCCTGGGTTTCAGACCCCTTCAGAGTTCCTGGAGAACCCCAGCCAGAGTTCCCGACTGACAGCTCCATTCCGGAAACATGTCAGGCCCAAGAAGCAGCATGAGATTCggaggctgggagag TTGGTGAAGAAGCTGAGTGACCTCACAGGCTGCACCCAAGTTGTGGATGTAGGCTCAGGCCAG GGCCATCTCTCCCGCTTCAtgtccctggggctggggctgatGGTGAAGAGCATTGAAGGGGATCAGAGACTGGTGGAGAGAGCCCAGCGCCTAGACCAGGAGCTCCTGCAGGCTCTGcagaaagaggagaagaggaaCCCACAG GTGGTCCACACTGGCCCTCGCCACTGCCCCCACCATGTGGTTAGGTGGGTAGACCCCACGGCCCTGTGTGAGGAGCTTCTGCTTCCACTGGAGAACTCACCTCAGAGTGAGGCCCGCTTGCTGCTGACAGGCCTCCACGCCTGTGGGGATCTGAGTGTTGCCTTGCTGAGGCACTTCTGCCGCCCTGAGGTGGCGGCCCTGGCCTCAGTGGGCTGCTGTTACATGAAGCTGAGTGACCCCGGTGGCTACCCACTGAGTCAGTGGGTGGCTGGGCTGCCCGGCCGTGAACTGCCCTACAGGCTACGGGAGGGGGCCTGCCACGCCCTGGAGGAATACGCTGAGCGGCTGCAGAAAGCAGGCCCTGGCCTCCGAACCCACTGCTACCGGGCAGCACTGGAGACGGTCATCCGGCGTGCCCGGCCCGAGCTCCGTCGGCCAGGCGTGCAGGGGATCCCCAGGGTCCACGAGCTCAAGATTGAAGA ATACGTGCAGCGGGGGCTCCAGCGGGTGGGGCTTGACCCCCACCTGCCGCTGAATCTGGCTGCCCTTCAGGCCCACCAGGCCCAGGAGAACCGTGTGGTGGCCTTCTTcagcctggccctgctgctgGCCCCGCTGGTGGAGACACTGATTCTACTGGACCGGCTGCTCTACCTTCAGGAGCAGG GCTTCCATGCTGAGCTCCTGCCCATCTTCAGCCCCGAACTCTCTCCGAGAAACCTGGTTCTGGTGGCCACCAAAAGGCCTCTGGGTGAGACCTTCTCTGTTCTGGAGACTGAAGACAGCTGA
- the RRNAD1 gene encoding protein RRNAD1 isoform X5, whose protein sequence is MGHTPLLMAGSPGWTEPATAGHTAAGDAWGRGSGQTPSEFLENPSQSSRLTAPFRKHVRPKKQHEIRRLGELVKKLSDLTGCTQVVDVGSGQGHLSRFMSLGLGLMVKSIEGDQRLVERAQRLDQELLQALQKEEKRNPQVVHTGPRHCPHHVVRWVDPTALCEELLLPLENSPQSEARLLLTGLHACGDLSVALLRHFCRPEVAALASVGCCYMKLSDPGGYPLSQWVAGLPGRELPYRLREGACHALEEYAERLQKAGPGLRTHCYRAALETVIRRARPELRRPGVQGIPRVHELKIEEYVQRGLQRVGLDPHLPLNLAALQAHQAQENRVVAFFSLALLLAPLVETLILLDRLLYLQEQGFHAELLPIFSPELSPRNLVLVATKRPLGETFSVLETEDS, encoded by the exons ATGGGGCACACTCCCTTGCTCATGGCAGGAAGCCCTGGATGGACTGAACCCGCCACAGCTGGCCACACTGCTGCTGGGGAtgcctggggaaggggaagtggcCAG ACCCCTTCAGAGTTCCTGGAGAACCCCAGCCAGAGTTCCCGACTGACAGCTCCATTCCGGAAACATGTCAGGCCCAAGAAGCAGCATGAGATTCggaggctgggagag TTGGTGAAGAAGCTGAGTGACCTCACAGGCTGCACCCAAGTTGTGGATGTAGGCTCAGGCCAG GGCCATCTCTCCCGCTTCAtgtccctggggctggggctgatGGTGAAGAGCATTGAAGGGGATCAGAGACTGGTGGAGAGAGCCCAGCGCCTAGACCAGGAGCTCCTGCAGGCTCTGcagaaagaggagaagaggaaCCCACAG GTGGTCCACACTGGCCCTCGCCACTGCCCCCACCATGTGGTTAGGTGGGTAGACCCCACGGCCCTGTGTGAGGAGCTTCTGCTTCCACTGGAGAACTCACCTCAGAGTGAGGCCCGCTTGCTGCTGACAGGCCTCCACGCCTGTGGGGATCTGAGTGTTGCCTTGCTGAGGCACTTCTGCCGCCCTGAGGTGGCGGCCCTGGCCTCAGTGGGCTGCTGTTACATGAAGCTGAGTGACCCCGGTGGCTACCCACTGAGTCAGTGGGTGGCTGGGCTGCCCGGCCGTGAACTGCCCTACAGGCTACGGGAGGGGGCCTGCCACGCCCTGGAGGAATACGCTGAGCGGCTGCAGAAAGCAGGCCCTGGCCTCCGAACCCACTGCTACCGGGCAGCACTGGAGACGGTCATCCGGCGTGCCCGGCCCGAGCTCCGTCGGCCAGGCGTGCAGGGGATCCCCAGGGTCCACGAGCTCAAGATTGAAGA ATACGTGCAGCGGGGGCTCCAGCGGGTGGGGCTTGACCCCCACCTGCCGCTGAATCTGGCTGCCCTTCAGGCCCACCAGGCCCAGGAGAACCGTGTGGTGGCCTTCTTcagcctggccctgctgctgGCCCCGCTGGTGGAGACACTGATTCTACTGGACCGGCTGCTCTACCTTCAGGAGCAGG GCTTCCATGCTGAGCTCCTGCCCATCTTCAGCCCCGAACTCTCTCCGAGAAACCTGGTTCTGGTGGCCACCAAAAGGCCTCTGGGTGAGACCTTCTCTGTTCTGGAGACTGAAGACAGCTGA
- the ISG20L2 gene encoding interferon-stimulated 20 kDa exonuclease-like 2 isoform X2 translates to MSTLLLNLDFGEPPPRRALEGNAKHQKFVKKRRLLERKGFLNKKQQPPSKVPKLHSEPSKKGDTPKVDGTWKAPPLPKKKTATSSSGSEQSLDKKSAVPWLTPAPSQKAGSVVAKVDLLGEFQSALPKIKSLPVRPQKKGSQKNPPQKTAPQISTQAHSENKYPGASWKMPTKMVAIDCEMVGTGPKGHVSSLARCSIVSYSGDVLYDEYILPPCHIVDYRTRWSGIRKQHMVNATPFKIARSQVGKSGHSSVEDAQATMELYKLVEVEWEQHLAQNPPKD, encoded by the exons ATGTCTACCTTACTCCTCAATCTGGATTTTGGCGAACCTCCCCCCAGAAGGGCATTAGAAGGCAATGCCAAGCACCAAAAATTTGTCAAGAAGCGGCGGCTCTTGGAACGGAAAGGCTTTCTGAATAAGAAGCAGCAGCCCCCTAGCAAGGTCCCTAAGTTGCACTCAGAACCTTCAAAGAAAGGGGACACTCCCAAGGTGGATGGCACTTGGAAGGCCCCTCCCCTTCCAAAAAAGAAGACTGCTACTTCCAGCAGTGGGTCAGAGCAGTCCCTGGACAAGAAATCTGCAGTGCCTTGGCTGACCCCTGCTCCTTCACAGAAAGCTGGTTCTGTTGTGGCTAAAGTAGATTTGCTGGGGGAGTTCCAGAGTGCCCTACCAAAGATCAAGAGCCTCCCAGTTCGCCCCCAGAAGAAGGGCTCCCAGAAGAACCCTCCTCAGAAGACTGCCCCACAGATCTCCACCCAAGCTCACTCAGAGAATAAATACCCTGGAGCATCCTGGAAGATGCCAACGAAGATGGTGGCAATTGACTGTGAGATGGTGGGCACAGGACCCAAGGGGCATGTCAGTTCCTTGGCTCGATGTAGCATTGTCAGCTACAGCGGAGATGTGCTTTATGATGAGTACATCCTTCCCCCCTGCCACATTGTGGACTACCGGACCAGATGGAGCGGTATCCGGAAGCAGCACATGGTGAATGCTACACCCTTCAAGATTGCTCGGAGCCAG gTTGGGAAAAGCGGACATTCCTCAGTGGAAGATGCTCAGGCCACCATGGAGCTGTACAAGTTGGTTGAAGTTGAGTGGGAACAGCACCTGGCCCAGAATCCCCCAAAAGACTAG
- the RRNAD1 gene encoding protein RRNAD1 isoform X1: protein MPGVSARGLSHEARRQLAVNLTRVVTLYRSILDAYIIEFFTDNLWGTLPCSWQEALDGLNPPQLATLLLGMPGEGEVARYRSVWPLTLLALKSTAYALAFTRTPGFQTPSEFLENPSQSSRLTAPFRKHVRPKKQHEIRRLGELVKKLSDLTGCTQVVDVGSGQGHLSRFMSLGLGLMVKSIEGDQRLVERAQRLDQELLQALQKEEKRNPQVVHTGPRHCPHHVVRWVDPTALCEELLLPLENSPQSEARLLLTGLHACGDLSVALLRHFCRPEVAALASVGCCYMKLSDPGGYPLSQWVAGLPGRELPYRLREGACHALEEYAERLQKAGPGLRTHCYRAALETVIRRARPELRRPGVQGIPRVHELKIEEYVQRGLQRVGLDPHLPLNLAALQAHQAQENRVVAFFSLALLLAPLVETLILLDRLLYLQEQGFHAELLPIFSPELSPRNLVLVATKRPLGETFSVLETEDS, encoded by the exons ATGCCGGGGGTCTCCGCCCGGGGCCTCTCTCACGAAGCGAGGAGGCAGCTAGCTGTGAACCTCACCCGGGTCGTGACGCTCTACCGTTCCATCCTGGACGCCTACATCATT GAATTTTTCACAGACAACCTATGGGGCACACTCCCTTGCTCATGGCAGGAAGCCCTGGATGGACTGAACCCGCCACAGCTGGCCACACTGCTGCTGGGGAtgcctggggaaggggaagtggcCAG GTACAGGTCGGTGTGGCCACTCACCCTGCTGGCCCTGAAGTCCACAGCCTATGCCCTGGCTTTTACCCGGACGCCTGGGTTTCAGACCCCTTCAGAGTTCCTGGAGAACCCCAGCCAGAGTTCCCGACTGACAGCTCCATTCCGGAAACATGTCAGGCCCAAGAAGCAGCATGAGATTCggaggctgggagag TTGGTGAAGAAGCTGAGTGACCTCACAGGCTGCACCCAAGTTGTGGATGTAGGCTCAGGCCAG GGCCATCTCTCCCGCTTCAtgtccctggggctggggctgatGGTGAAGAGCATTGAAGGGGATCAGAGACTGGTGGAGAGAGCCCAGCGCCTAGACCAGGAGCTCCTGCAGGCTCTGcagaaagaggagaagaggaaCCCACAG GTGGTCCACACTGGCCCTCGCCACTGCCCCCACCATGTGGTTAGGTGGGTAGACCCCACGGCCCTGTGTGAGGAGCTTCTGCTTCCACTGGAGAACTCACCTCAGAGTGAGGCCCGCTTGCTGCTGACAGGCCTCCACGCCTGTGGGGATCTGAGTGTTGCCTTGCTGAGGCACTTCTGCCGCCCTGAGGTGGCGGCCCTGGCCTCAGTGGGCTGCTGTTACATGAAGCTGAGTGACCCCGGTGGCTACCCACTGAGTCAGTGGGTGGCTGGGCTGCCCGGCCGTGAACTGCCCTACAGGCTACGGGAGGGGGCCTGCCACGCCCTGGAGGAATACGCTGAGCGGCTGCAGAAAGCAGGCCCTGGCCTCCGAACCCACTGCTACCGGGCAGCACTGGAGACGGTCATCCGGCGTGCCCGGCCCGAGCTCCGTCGGCCAGGCGTGCAGGGGATCCCCAGGGTCCACGAGCTCAAGATTGAAGA ATACGTGCAGCGGGGGCTCCAGCGGGTGGGGCTTGACCCCCACCTGCCGCTGAATCTGGCTGCCCTTCAGGCCCACCAGGCCCAGGAGAACCGTGTGGTGGCCTTCTTcagcctggccctgctgctgGCCCCGCTGGTGGAGACACTGATTCTACTGGACCGGCTGCTCTACCTTCAGGAGCAGG GCTTCCATGCTGAGCTCCTGCCCATCTTCAGCCCCGAACTCTCTCCGAGAAACCTGGTTCTGGTGGCCACCAAAAGGCCTCTGGGTGAGACCTTCTCTGTTCTGGAGACTGAAGACAGCTGA
- the RRNAD1 gene encoding protein RRNAD1 isoform X6: MPGVSARGLSHEARRQLAVNLTRVVTLYRSILDAYIIEFFTDNLWGTLPCSWQEALDGLNPPQLATLLLGMPGEGEVARYRSVWPLTLLALKSTAYALAFTRTPGFQTPSEFLENPSQSSRLTAPFRKHVRPKKQHEIRRLGELVKKLSDLTGCTQVVDVGSGQGHLSRFMSLGLGLMVKSIEGDQRLVERAQRLDQELLQALQKEEKRNPQVVHTGPRHCPHHVVRWVDPTALCEELLLPLENSPQSEARLLLTGLHACGDLSVALLRHFCRPEVAALASVGCCYMKLSDPGGYPLSQWVAGLPGRELPYRLREGACHALEEYAERLQKAGPGLRTHCYRAALETVIRRARPELRRPGVQGIPRVHELKIEEPTRPRRTVWWPSSAWPCCWPRWWRH; encoded by the exons ATGCCGGGGGTCTCCGCCCGGGGCCTCTCTCACGAAGCGAGGAGGCAGCTAGCTGTGAACCTCACCCGGGTCGTGACGCTCTACCGTTCCATCCTGGACGCCTACATCATT GAATTTTTCACAGACAACCTATGGGGCACACTCCCTTGCTCATGGCAGGAAGCCCTGGATGGACTGAACCCGCCACAGCTGGCCACACTGCTGCTGGGGAtgcctggggaaggggaagtggcCAG GTACAGGTCGGTGTGGCCACTCACCCTGCTGGCCCTGAAGTCCACAGCCTATGCCCTGGCTTTTACCCGGACGCCTGGGTTTCAGACCCCTTCAGAGTTCCTGGAGAACCCCAGCCAGAGTTCCCGACTGACAGCTCCATTCCGGAAACATGTCAGGCCCAAGAAGCAGCATGAGATTCggaggctgggagag TTGGTGAAGAAGCTGAGTGACCTCACAGGCTGCACCCAAGTTGTGGATGTAGGCTCAGGCCAG GGCCATCTCTCCCGCTTCAtgtccctggggctggggctgatGGTGAAGAGCATTGAAGGGGATCAGAGACTGGTGGAGAGAGCCCAGCGCCTAGACCAGGAGCTCCTGCAGGCTCTGcagaaagaggagaagaggaaCCCACAG GTGGTCCACACTGGCCCTCGCCACTGCCCCCACCATGTGGTTAGGTGGGTAGACCCCACGGCCCTGTGTGAGGAGCTTCTGCTTCCACTGGAGAACTCACCTCAGAGTGAGGCCCGCTTGCTGCTGACAGGCCTCCACGCCTGTGGGGATCTGAGTGTTGCCTTGCTGAGGCACTTCTGCCGCCCTGAGGTGGCGGCCCTGGCCTCAGTGGGCTGCTGTTACATGAAGCTGAGTGACCCCGGTGGCTACCCACTGAGTCAGTGGGTGGCTGGGCTGCCCGGCCGTGAACTGCCCTACAGGCTACGGGAGGGGGCCTGCCACGCCCTGGAGGAATACGCTGAGCGGCTGCAGAAAGCAGGCCCTGGCCTCCGAACCCACTGCTACCGGGCAGCACTGGAGACGGTCATCCGGCGTGCCCGGCCCGAGCTCCGTCGGCCAGGCGTGCAGGGGATCCCCAGGGTCCACGAGCTCAAGATTGAAGA GCCCACCAGGCCCAGGAGAACCGTGTGGTGGCCTTCTTcagcctggccctgctgctgGCCCCGCTGGTGGAGACACTGA